Proteins encoded within one genomic window of Anopheles gambiae chromosome 3, idAnoGambNW_F1_1, whole genome shotgun sequence:
- the LOC1278237 gene encoding uncharacterized protein LOC1278237, which produces MTKGTSSFGQWRNKSHTLCNRCGKRSYHTQKKRCASCNFPAAKMRSFNWSKKAISKRTTGAGRLRYLKHVRRCMRNGVNARKTK; this is translated from the exons ATG ACGAAAGGGACAAGCAGCTTCGGACAGTGGCGCAACAAAAGCCACACGTTGTGCAATCGGTGCGGAAAACGATCTTACCATACGCAAAAGAAACGTTGCGCTAGCTGTAACTTTCCGGCGGCTAAGATGCGATCAT TTAATTGGTCTAAGAAAGCCATTTCGAAACGAACAACCGGTGCTGGTCGCTTGCGTTATCTTAAGCACGTTCGCCGTTGCATGCGTAATGGAGTCAACGCTCGAAAAACGAAGTAG